One Amycolatopsis sp. NBC_00355 genomic window carries:
- a CDS encoding alcohol dehydrogenase catalytic domain-containing protein, whose amino-acid sequence MKALVYHGPGAKAWEDVPDAAVQEPTDVVVRVDTTTICGTDLHILQGDVAAVTDGRILGHEAVGTVTAVGDAVRAFAVGDRVLVPAITQCGRCEYCGRGMPSHCRTVGGIGWIFGHLIDGTQAELVRVPFADTSLYAVPDDVTNEQAIFLADSLPTGYEVGVLAGRVRPGDTVAVVGAGAVGLSAILTTGLWGASKVIAVDSDKFRLEKALDFGATDAIEAGPDTRADVLGLTDGLGVDVSIEAVGYPQTLQTAASLVRPGGRIANIGVHGVPVELPMQEMWIQNITLTMGLVDTVSIPTLLKMVSSGRIPAEKMGTHTFTFAEMDEAYEVFANAAANSALKVIITP is encoded by the coding sequence ATGAAGGCGCTGGTCTACCACGGTCCGGGCGCGAAGGCCTGGGAAGACGTCCCGGACGCCGCCGTCCAGGAGCCCACCGACGTGGTCGTGCGCGTCGACACGACCACCATCTGCGGCACCGACCTGCACATCCTGCAGGGCGACGTCGCCGCGGTGACCGACGGCCGGATCCTCGGCCACGAAGCGGTCGGCACGGTGACGGCGGTCGGCGACGCGGTCCGTGCGTTCGCCGTCGGCGACCGGGTGCTCGTCCCGGCGATCACGCAGTGCGGGCGGTGCGAGTACTGCGGCCGCGGGATGCCGTCGCACTGCCGGACGGTCGGTGGCATCGGCTGGATCTTCGGCCACCTCATCGACGGCACCCAGGCCGAGCTGGTGCGCGTCCCGTTCGCGGACACGTCACTGTACGCGGTCCCGGACGACGTCACCAACGAACAGGCGATCTTCCTGGCCGACTCGCTGCCGACGGGTTACGAGGTCGGCGTCCTGGCCGGCCGCGTCCGCCCGGGCGACACGGTGGCGGTCGTCGGCGCGGGCGCGGTCGGCCTGTCGGCGATCCTCACGACGGGCCTGTGGGGCGCGTCGAAGGTGATCGCGGTGGACTCCGACAAGTTCCGCCTCGAGAAGGCCCTCGACTTCGGCGCGACGGACGCGATCGAGGCCGGCCCGGACACTCGCGCCGACGTACTGGGCCTGACCGACGGCCTCGGCGTCGACGTCTCGATCGAGGCGGTCGGCTACCCCCAGACCCTGCAGACCGCGGCATCCCTGGTCCGCCCCGGCGGCCGCATCGCGAACATCGGCGTCCACGGCGTCCCGGTCGAGCTGCCGATGCAGGAGATGTGGATCCAGAACATCACCCTGACGATGGGCCTGGTGGACACGGTCTCGATCCCGACGCTGCTGAAGATGGTGTCCTCGGGCCGCATCCCGGCGGAGAAGATGGGCACCCACACGTTCACCTTCGCCGAGATGGACGAGGCGTACGAGGTCTTCGCCAACGCGGCGGCCAACTCGGCGCTGAAGGTGATCATCACCCCCTGA
- a CDS encoding SEFIR domain-containing protein → MADRDAPRVFVTYSHDTPEHKELVEKFARFLRAAIGLDVHLDAWYDNRRRDWSLWAVEHLTKADFILVIASPEYKRRADGTAASDEGRGAQFEAGIIRDNLTRDLRRETERVLPVILPGRSVDEIPVFLNGHSTTRYHIDEFTDAGIADLLTAITGHGQYSMPQRGEWRGGGSREPRPTPANELPWVVASSGIRRDSALIDGIRYDNSIVLRPTKRPTGSGGYVEMDLGGHYQRLTAVVGVLDDAADPFQVGHFQVFLDGAPQSAHQVALGKPATIDLDVTGALRLRLEMSRPGVTASPFGGAAVPVRPRMGRPPELAWGDPTMT, encoded by the coding sequence ATGGCCGACCGCGACGCGCCACGGGTGTTCGTCACCTACTCGCACGACACCCCCGAACACAAGGAACTCGTGGAGAAGTTCGCGAGGTTCCTGCGCGCCGCCATCGGCTTGGACGTGCACCTCGACGCCTGGTACGACAACCGGCGCCGGGACTGGTCCCTGTGGGCCGTCGAGCACCTCACCAAAGCGGACTTCATCCTGGTCATCGCCTCGCCCGAGTACAAACGCCGGGCCGACGGCACGGCCGCGTCCGACGAGGGGCGGGGCGCGCAGTTCGAGGCGGGGATCATCCGGGACAACCTGACCCGGGACCTGCGCCGGGAAACGGAACGCGTGCTGCCCGTGATCCTGCCGGGGCGCTCGGTCGACGAGATCCCGGTGTTCCTCAACGGCCATTCGACGACGAGGTACCACATCGACGAGTTCACCGATGCCGGGATCGCCGACCTGCTCACCGCGATCACCGGGCACGGCCAGTACTCGATGCCCCAGCGCGGCGAGTGGCGCGGCGGCGGTTCCCGGGAGCCCCGGCCGACGCCGGCCAACGAGCTGCCGTGGGTCGTGGCCAGCAGCGGGATCCGCCGCGACAGCGCCTTGATCGACGGGATCCGCTACGACAACAGCATCGTGCTGCGGCCCACCAAACGCCCGACCGGCTCGGGTGGGTACGTCGAGATGGACCTCGGCGGCCACTACCAGCGGCTGACCGCCGTCGTCGGGGTGCTCGACGACGCCGCCGATCCGTTCCAGGTCGGGCACTTCCAGGTCTTCCTCGACGGCGCCCCGCAGTCCGCCCACCAGGTGGCGCTCGGGAAGCCGGCCACGATCGACCTCGACGTCACCGGGGCGCTCCGGCTGCGGCTGGAGATGTCCCGCCCCGGGGTCACCGCCTCACCCTTCGGCGGCGCCGCGGTCCCGGTGCGGCCCCGGATGGGCCGGCCGCCCGAGCTGGCCTGGGGCGACCCGACGATGACCTGA
- a CDS encoding toll/interleukin-1 receptor domain-containing protein has product MYQYDVFISYQRGDRVVPTWVRNHFHPRLSELLDSNLDREVKVFFDETLPTGSNWPVELRTALQRTRILVPVCSPKYFQSEWCLAEWHSMAKREELVGRASPGQPRLIYPVIFCDSRNFPAYAHERSMQDLKKWNLPYEHFQASQAYLEFHQKVEEIAEELEDLIALAPEWRPDWPVDTPMPEPPNRPRMPRF; this is encoded by the coding sequence GTGTACCAGTACGACGTCTTCATCAGCTACCAACGTGGCGACCGGGTCGTTCCGACGTGGGTCCGGAATCATTTTCATCCACGGCTGTCGGAATTGCTCGACAGCAATCTCGACCGTGAGGTGAAGGTCTTCTTCGACGAGACGCTGCCCACCGGTTCGAACTGGCCGGTGGAACTGCGGACCGCGCTGCAGCGCACGCGAATCCTGGTGCCGGTGTGCTCGCCGAAGTACTTCCAGAGCGAGTGGTGCCTCGCCGAATGGCACTCGATGGCGAAACGCGAGGAGCTGGTCGGCCGCGCGTCGCCGGGCCAACCGCGGCTGATCTACCCCGTGATCTTCTGCGACTCGCGGAACTTCCCGGCGTACGCGCACGAACGCAGCATGCAGGACCTGAAGAAGTGGAACCTGCCCTACGAGCACTTCCAGGCTTCGCAGGCGTACCTGGAGTTCCACCAGAAGGTCGAGGAGATCGCCGAAGAGCTCGAAGACCTGATCGCGCTGGCCCCGGAGTGGCGGCCGGACTGGCCCGTCGACACCCCAATGCCGGAGCCGCCGAACCGGCCCCGGATGCCGAGGTTCTGA